cgagcgagcttcgtccgaaccaactaactgaccaactgactaacctctCTAACTGTatgacccgtcaaccctctaaaaaaaaaccccttaaccgttggcatgggtcctccttttatacacaaggggatgccacacgtgccacggtgcatgggctacaagtgtccaacagggaggcacgcaactctccctggtgagctggtggcatgcatgggtgccacctccgctgctaggggcctagggccctagggtaggattggacaaccactgttccttggatcagacgggtaactacccgtcggtcggctcgtttactgagccacGCGCCTTaccccttgccttggtgggaccgcacgttccgcgcccgtcacgcgcccgtgtggcgctgtccagtgggccccacgactcgaggcgggggcacacgtccgggaaccccccgtccccgcaagtcggcccggtaAGCACCTAGgaccagcgcacccgggaacctcttcccgggaagcaacttcccgggaggtgcctaagcgggaatattcccagaagccccgctagcccctttcgggctggtagcttgcctgggagctcgtcggcgctccccaggatgagaccttcccgggaacccgggggaggggcactggtgcgacagcctgccctcgccttgcggctgctgggcagcgagtgcaaggagcgcgtctagctccgcactccatgctTCATgcaccggcgtgccttgcggtggctcgtagcacACCATGACACGGGCggctatgatggcttccgccggggtctgggcgggaggctgcctaTTCtctgaccggctgccctctgccctgtcacccggtgccctcgggtgagtggggcGAGATTCCATCAGCGTCGCATGCGACGTGCTGTACCCGTGGCGTAGCTaccgctgcgcgtcttcagcccgcgagtggactcgcGGGCCAGCGCGTGCGGCCGGCTCCGACGCTAGGAGCTGCAGGCCCCCTCGGCCGGTTGTCTAccgatggccgaggaggtgggggtggtagctgcaactgctgctgctgccgtggaggggacccctggtaCCCTTGAACTTGTGACGCGCGCAACGTCATGGgaccgagtgcgcatggcgagagtGTCGCGCAAGTTGACTCGGGGCTCGTCTgtcttcttgggcggcatggcgagctagtcgttgaagatgtcgtaggcgaagaagccggtgttgacgacaaggacgccggcggtcagccgaagctctctgcacgcccccctacctggcgcgccagatgtcggagcacggtctctggcaccggggatgccgagcaccccctttttggttcggtggagggcgaggtgatcgctccggcgatcgccggcgtggcgaaagacacgaagtgtacaCAAGAGTTTTTACCCAGCTTCAGGCCACCTgaaggtgtaataccctatgtcctgctttgagttgtatttcTTAGTATGGTTGTTACAGGTTGccagggagttcccgggctttctACTTGTCCCACTAAGGGCTaggctacttgggtgaatgctgAACTGAATAGAGCCGATTCCTACAGAGGTCCAACCGAGctgaaccgaaccctttgaccggtggcattggtcctccttttatagacaaagggataccacaggtgcctatgcatgcagcgtgacacgttgcctagacgcgtgtcacagctGCATGGAATACAATTTTACTCATCTGCGCtcgacgccatgcagcgcccagtccACTGTACATGGTAGAAAAAATAGTTCGTAcggtagtcgccctagccttgctaagcaagctAGGCCtcctgataagactcctgtcggtgcattaaatgcactgtgcCCACCGTTTTGtcttgtcttcactgttctgcgggtcccgtCTGCATGCcggagcgcgggttgctggggtgcaccttcccggctagcgcaccagCTAGTTGCTGGGAGGCTTTCCTTCGGCTTCtcggaccggggttcccgggagcgtcttgtactcggcccttagcttcaGCTTCGCtaggggtcgtctcctcgaggcaggcttcccgggctcgttgcttcccgggagtccttcctgatggggcctcatcactggcgacccacacGTCCcatatcagtgggaccccgtgggccactggtccAACATCGTCTGACAACGAGGCCAACGTCATTATTACAATGTTTGATAACGCATTGTTGATTcccaaacaaacatgcaattgaAATATCGTCCAAGCAAGAAACTGAAATCAAATTCCTACTCAATGTAGATACGTAAAGGACATTATTCAAATGTAGATGAAAgccggtgtgcagctccgatGTGTGGGATCCCACAGCTTCAACATCGGCTTCCTTCCCATTGGCGACTTTaatgcttcttgttcttgccttTATGGTGCGGATCAAACTTAATCCCTGCATGGAGTTTACAACATGAACGGTTGCACCCGAGTCAATCCATCATGTATTTCGAGAAAAATCAATATACAAAGATTCATACACGAAAGTAATTTCATCTTTACCTCCTTTGTTCATCCACTTAAGGAAACCGGGGCAGTCCTTCCGGAGATGGCCTATCTCCTTGCAAAAATTGCAAGCATTTTTCTCCACACCAGCAGAGGTGCCGGCATCATGACCTTTTCCTTTAGGAACCTTTTGAGCATCCTTCTGGACAAATGGTTTTTTTTGGGTCCTGAAATTTCCATGACCACCTTCATGCTTCCTCTTGGAAGAGGCAACAAAGAAGGCTTGGTCCTTTCCTTGCTTCATaattctctcttcttcctcgacatCCCTGGGAGTCAGTTCCACGAGtgtccatttttcttttagagaATTATAATTGATCTTACACTGATCAAATTCTCGAGGAAGGGACTCCAATATCAAAAGGATTAGGATATTTTCATTAAGGACAAACTGCAAAGCCTTAAGCTTCGAAGTTGCATTTACCATCCTCAAGATGTGGCCCCTCACATTACCTTCAATCACATACTTCTCAAGAAGCTTGCTCAAAAGCTCTCGACAATAAACCTTTTCAGAACTTTTGAATTGTTCTTTAGCAGTGTCCTTTACAGGAATTGCCCCGATGATATCAGGGGAGATTGAAGTTTTCATTACAAGGAAAGCCACATGGTCTGAATTATCCCATTTTTCCAGTTTTATTTCATAAGTTTTCATCAGGTCATCATACCCTGCCACACCTTCAGCTGGAGGTGTAAGTTTATCCTCCCTGAGAGCATAATCGAGTCATTTGACCCCTAAACTCATTTCCAAGTGGGACTTCCAACTTTGGAAGTTGCTCCCTGTCAGTACTTCACTGTTGTCACAACCCAATGAGGCAGCGGCTGTGATTATAACATAATGAAAACAAAAGTCAAAATTGCATAATAAAAAATTTACGTTGGTAAATTAATAAACATGCAAGAGTATACAATTCTTAGTCATATCACCGTTGGGCAGAAATGACGAAAAACTGTAACA
The Brachypodium distachyon strain Bd21 chromosome 2, Brachypodium_distachyon_v3.0, whole genome shotgun sequence genome window above contains:
- the LOC112270732 gene encoding uncharacterized protein LOC112270732 → MKTSISPDIIGAIPVKDTAKEQFKSSEKVYCRELLSKLLEKYVIEGNVRGHILRMVNATSKLKALQFVLNENILILLILESLPREFDQCKINYNSLKEKWTLVELTPRDVEEEERIMKQGKDQAFFVASSKRKHEGGHGNFRTQKKPFVQKDAQKVPKGKGHDAGTSAGVEKNACNFCKEIGHLRKDCPGFLKWMNKGGIKFDPHHKGKNKKH